A portion of the Oxynema aestuarii AP17 genome contains these proteins:
- a CDS encoding (2Fe-2S) ferredoxin domain-containing protein has translation MKDKENLYLCMGSACHQMGVYEVLPKLQTLIAQYELDNRIELKGSFCLETCSEGIVMKFKDKIFIKINADNIEAKFKDEILPNIQQAID, from the coding sequence ATGAAAGACAAAGAAAATCTATATTTATGCATGGGTTCCGCCTGCCACCAAATGGGTGTTTATGAAGTCTTACCCAAATTGCAAACCTTGATCGCCCAATACGAGTTAGACAATCGAATCGAACTGAAAGGTTCCTTTTGTTTGGAAACCTGTAGTGAAGGAATTGTCATGAAATTCAAAGACAAAATCTTCATTAAAATCAATGCAGACAATATCGAAGCAAAATTTAAAGATGAAATTTTGCCCAACATTCAACAAGCGATTGACTAG
- a CDS encoding alpha/beta hydrolase — translation MVQFEKGGQIAWFHDEGHSAGFFHTYDRLQVGGDGDAPRKIHVFLPREYETVVDEYPVIYMNDGDTAFFRGGAIGQSWWTGETLGELYKRNAIARVIVVAIYALNRDREYTHEPAVPRWIRQVDCCGVEAYTQYLADALKPFIDRSYRTIPDPRQTTIMGSSHGGLAAFYSACRRPDAFGNAAALSPSFWVGLDTGTDTFLPLHKSSLLELTAPTLGDRDRRPRLWLDWGLRKDEGFHNWFIENNTVKRGREMAELLREQFGYVLGRDLWTYEDPEGEHSEESWARRLPLVLQALYGNGDRP, via the coding sequence ATGGTTCAATTCGAGAAAGGCGGACAAATTGCATGGTTTCACGATGAAGGTCACTCCGCAGGCTTTTTTCACACCTACGATCGCCTCCAGGTCGGCGGGGATGGCGACGCCCCCCGCAAGATCCATGTATTTCTCCCTCGGGAATACGAAACCGTCGTCGATGAATATCCCGTTATTTATATGAACGATGGCGATACGGCCTTTTTCCGGGGCGGGGCGATCGGTCAGTCGTGGTGGACCGGGGAAACCCTCGGCGAACTCTACAAGCGCAATGCGATCGCCCGCGTCATCGTCGTCGCCATCTACGCCCTCAACCGCGATCGCGAATATACCCACGAACCCGCCGTCCCGCGCTGGATCCGACAGGTAGACTGTTGCGGCGTCGAGGCATATACCCAATATCTGGCCGATGCTCTCAAACCCTTTATCGATCGCAGCTATAGGACGATCCCCGATCCGCGCCAAACGACGATTATGGGATCGTCTCACGGCGGCTTGGCTGCGTTTTACAGCGCCTGTCGCCGTCCCGATGCTTTTGGCAATGCGGCGGCCCTTTCCCCGTCGTTTTGGGTCGGACTCGACACGGGAACCGATACCTTTTTACCCTTGCATAAATCGAGTTTACTCGAACTGACGGCGCCGACATTGGGCGATCGCGACCGCCGCCCTCGCTTGTGGCTGGATTGGGGATTACGCAAAGACGAAGGCTTTCACAATTGGTTTATCGAGAACAACACTGTCAAACGCGGGCGCGAAATGGCCGAATTATTGCGCGAACAGTTCGGTTACGTCCTCGGTCGCGATTTGTGGACTTACGAAGATCCCGAGGGGGAACATTCGGAGGAATCCTGGGCCCGTCGTCTACCTTTAGTTCTGCAAGCCCTTTACGGCAATGGCGATCGCCCGTAA
- a CDS encoding Ni/Fe hydrogenase subunit alpha: protein MSKTVVIDPVTRIEGHAKISIYLDDAGEVEDARFHVVEFRGFEKFCEGRPMWEMAGITARICGICPVSHLLASAKTGDKIQAVTIPPAGEKLRRMMNLGQITQSHALSFFHLSSPDFLLGWDSDPATRNVFGLMAADPDLARSGIRLRQFGQKVIELLGAKKIHPAWAVPGGVRSPLSEEGRAWIRDRLPESRQTLNTALDLFKSLLDQLDTEVKTFGEFPSLFMGLVAKDGTWEHYGGHIRFKDSQGNIVADGLSEDNYRDYLGEAVEPWSYLKFPYYKPMGYPDGIYRVGPLARLNICDRMGTEAADRELQEFRDRAGGVATSSFFYHYARLVEILAALERIERLVEDPDIVSKRTRASAGVNSLEGIGVSEAPRGTLFHHYQVDENGLIKKVNLIIATGQNNLAMNKTVAQIAKHYIHGNEIPEGLLNRVEAGIRAFDPCLSCSTHAAGQMPIHLQLVARDGAIVDEVWRDPV from the coding sequence ATGTCTAAAACAGTTGTCATCGATCCGGTCACGCGCATCGAAGGACACGCGAAAATCTCCATCTATCTCGACGACGCCGGAGAAGTTGAAGACGCCCGCTTCCACGTGGTCGAATTTCGCGGCTTCGAGAAATTCTGCGAAGGACGTCCGATGTGGGAAATGGCCGGGATTACCGCCCGCATTTGCGGGATCTGCCCGGTGTCTCACTTACTGGCCTCGGCGAAAACTGGAGATAAAATCCAAGCGGTGACCATTCCCCCCGCCGGGGAAAAACTGCGCCGGATGATGAATTTGGGACAAATTACCCAATCTCACGCCCTCTCTTTCTTCCACTTGAGCAGTCCGGACTTTCTCCTCGGTTGGGATAGCGACCCCGCCACCCGCAACGTCTTCGGCTTGATGGCTGCGGATCCGGATTTAGCCCGCAGTGGCATCCGCCTGCGCCAATTCGGCCAAAAAGTCATCGAATTGCTCGGCGCCAAGAAAATTCACCCGGCGTGGGCCGTTCCCGGGGGGGTGCGATCGCCCCTGAGTGAAGAAGGACGCGCCTGGATCCGCGATCGCCTCCCGGAATCGCGCCAAACCCTCAACACCGCCTTAGACCTCTTTAAATCCCTCCTGGATCAATTAGACACGGAAGTTAAAACCTTCGGCGAATTTCCCTCCCTGTTCATGGGATTGGTCGCCAAAGACGGCACCTGGGAACATTACGGCGGTCATATCCGCTTTAAAGATAGCCAAGGCAACATCGTCGCCGACGGACTGAGTGAAGACAACTATCGCGACTACCTCGGCGAAGCGGTCGAACCCTGGTCTTATCTGAAATTCCCCTATTACAAACCGATGGGTTATCCCGACGGTATTTATCGGGTCGGTCCACTGGCGCGCTTGAATATCTGCGATCGCATGGGAACGGAAGCGGCGGATCGCGAATTGCAAGAATTCCGCGATCGCGCCGGAGGCGTGGCGACCTCTTCGTTCTTCTACCACTACGCCCGCCTGGTAGAAATTCTAGCCGCCCTCGAACGGATCGAACGCTTGGTCGAAGACCCGGATATCGTCTCCAAACGCACCCGCGCCAGTGCGGGGGTGAACAGTCTCGAAGGCATCGGCGTCAGCGAAGCCCCTCGGGGAACCTTATTCCACCACTATCAGGTAGACGAAAACGGTTTGATTAAGAAGGTCAACCTGATTATTGCCACGGGTCAAAATAACTTGGCGATGAATAAAACTGTCGCCCAAATTGCCAAGCATTACATCCACGGTAACGAAATTCCCGAAGGCTTGCTCAACCGCGTCGAAGCCGGAATCCGCGCTTTCGACCCCTGTTTGAGCTGTTCGACCCACGCCGCCGGACAAATGCCGATCCACCTGCAGTTAGTGGCCCGCGACGGCGCGATCGTCGATGAGGTCTGGCGCGATCCCGTGTAA